One segment of Curtobacterium poinsettiae DNA contains the following:
- a CDS encoding SDR family oxidoreductase, whose amino-acid sequence MSNVIVLGGHGKVALLATRILSERGHTVTSVIRNADQSDEIRAHGGEPQVADIQQQSLNDFAELVRGHDAVVWSAGAGGGSVDRTWAIDRDAAVLSIQGAKQAGVDRYVMVSWSGSQLDHGIPQDQDFFAYAQSKMIADAVLRDSGLQWTIVAPSTLTDDEPTGSVDWDGSSTQVPRGDVAHVVADAVENPGTAGNTFRFNTGSTPVAEFLRADAV is encoded by the coding sequence ATGAGCAACGTCATCGTCCTCGGCGGCCACGGCAAGGTCGCACTCCTCGCCACCCGCATCCTGTCCGAGCGCGGACACACGGTCACGTCCGTCATCCGGAACGCCGACCAGTCCGACGAGATCCGGGCGCACGGCGGCGAACCGCAGGTCGCGGACATCCAGCAGCAGTCCCTGAACGACTTCGCCGAACTCGTCCGCGGGCACGACGCCGTGGTGTGGTCGGCCGGTGCCGGTGGCGGGTCCGTCGACCGGACCTGGGCCATCGACCGTGACGCCGCGGTGCTGTCGATCCAGGGGGCGAAGCAGGCCGGCGTCGACCGGTACGTGATGGTGTCGTGGTCCGGCTCGCAGCTCGACCACGGGATCCCGCAGGACCAGGACTTCTTCGCGTACGCGCAGTCGAAGATGATCGCCGACGCTGTGCTCCGCGACTCGGGGCTGCAGTGGACGATCGTCGCCCCGAGCACCCTGACGGACGACGAGCCGACCGGCTCCGTCGACTGGGACGGCTCGTCGACGCAGGTGCCGCGTGGTGACGTGGCGCACGTGGTCGCCGACGCGGTCGAGAACCCCGGCACGGCCGGCAACACCTTCCGGTTCAACACGGGGTCGACCCCGGTGGCGGAGTTCCTGCGCGCCGACGCCGTCTGA
- a CDS encoding matrixin family metalloprotease, with translation MRPVRNALSTGAIVAILAGLTITAAPAQAATPGAGTSCAPGTLSVQTLESGCTATSGTVVTPDGRTFALPAPGESVMASSSAAPGAPELADVLIANNGSAGVAVRVDEAWTGSAPAVQQERAQSQAATAQAAPAATTAATTKCTSTAYEASGYTWLSTVKWYYNQTDQKSSYAKDALRKAANTWNGTISACDRTVTSTAKNDYLRLATQKPNLTDQGGCSRNNGYNVMGWGKLPTGTLGVTCVWFDGNGNAREADQRYATGFKWSSTATCSGARFDTQVVATHEWGHLYGLDHVATGTGQVMEPSGGYCELEGRTLGRGDMTGISTLY, from the coding sequence ATGCGTCCTGTCAGGAACGCGCTGAGCACCGGGGCGATCGTCGCGATCCTCGCCGGTCTCACCATCACCGCAGCACCCGCCCAGGCGGCGACCCCGGGGGCCGGCACGAGCTGCGCCCCCGGGACCCTGTCGGTGCAGACGCTCGAGAGCGGCTGCACGGCGACCTCCGGCACGGTCGTGACGCCCGACGGCCGCACCTTCGCGCTCCCCGCGCCGGGTGAGAGCGTCATGGCGAGCAGCTCGGCCGCCCCCGGGGCGCCCGAGCTCGCCGACGTCCTCATCGCGAACAACGGCTCCGCCGGTGTCGCCGTCCGCGTCGACGAGGCCTGGACCGGTTCGGCCCCCGCCGTCCAGCAGGAACGTGCGCAGAGCCAGGCCGCGACGGCACAGGCAGCCCCCGCCGCGACGACCGCTGCGACCACGAAGTGCACGAGCACGGCGTACGAGGCGTCCGGCTACACCTGGCTGAGCACGGTCAAGTGGTACTACAACCAGACCGACCAGAAGTCCTCGTACGCCAAGGACGCCCTGCGCAAGGCGGCGAACACCTGGAACGGCACGATCTCGGCGTGTGACCGCACCGTCACGTCGACGGCGAAGAACGACTACCTGCGTCTCGCGACCCAGAAGCCCAACCTCACCGACCAGGGCGGCTGCTCGCGGAACAACGGCTACAACGTGATGGGCTGGGGCAAGCTCCCGACCGGAACCCTCGGCGTGACGTGCGTCTGGTTCGACGGCAACGGCAACGCTCGTGAGGCCGACCAGCGCTACGCCACCGGCTTCAAGTGGAGTTCGACGGCCACCTGCTCGGGCGCGCGCTTCGACACCCAGGTCGTCGCCACGCACGAGTGGGGCCACCTGTACGGCCTCGACCACGTCGCCACCGGCACCGGCCAGGTCATGGAGCCGTCCGGTGGCTACTGCGAGCTCGAGGGCCGCACGCTCGGCCGTGGGGACATGACGGGCATCTCGACGCTCTACTGA
- a CDS encoding SDR family oxidoreductase, producing the protein MDIAGSVALVTGSNRGIGRRFALELLERGASKVYATARRPELVDVEGVVALPLDITDQASVDAVAAAAGDVTLLVNNAGISTQGSLVTDDLAIVRKAMDTHFWGSLSMIRAFAPVIERNGGGAIVNVLSALSWFAAPGAGGYAAAKAAEWNMTNAVRLELADRGISVQGLHLGAADTDMMGDYDGPKMDPTDVARAALDGVERGAAEVLVDDWSRMVKASLADAPERFSAQFA; encoded by the coding sequence ATGGACATCGCTGGATCGGTCGCACTCGTCACCGGCTCGAACCGGGGCATCGGACGCCGCTTCGCCCTGGAGCTGCTGGAGCGCGGGGCGTCGAAGGTCTACGCGACCGCACGCCGCCCCGAACTCGTCGACGTCGAGGGTGTCGTCGCGCTGCCCCTCGACATCACCGACCAGGCCTCGGTCGACGCGGTGGCCGCCGCCGCGGGCGACGTCACCCTGCTCGTGAACAACGCCGGCATCTCGACGCAGGGATCCCTGGTGACCGACGACCTGGCCATCGTCCGGAAGGCCATGGACACGCACTTCTGGGGCAGCCTGTCGATGATCCGCGCCTTCGCACCGGTGATCGAGCGGAACGGCGGCGGCGCGATCGTCAACGTGCTGTCGGCCCTGTCGTGGTTCGCGGCGCCCGGTGCGGGTGGCTACGCCGCGGCGAAGGCGGCCGAGTGGAACATGACGAACGCCGTCCGCCTGGAGCTCGCCGATCGGGGCATCAGCGTGCAGGGGCTCCACCTCGGCGCGGCCGACACCGACATGATGGGCGACTACGACGGCCCGAAGATGGACCCGACGGACGTGGCCCGTGCGGCACTCGACGGTGTGGAGCGCGGCGCGGCCGAGGTGCTGGTCGACGACTGGAGCCGGATGGTGAAGGCGTCGCTCGCCGATGCACCGGAGCGCTTCTCCGCGCAGTTCGCCTGA
- a CDS encoding MerR family transcriptional regulator, translating to MRIGDLAAETGVSVRSLRYYEEQGLLTASRTASGQRVYADAAVERVQLVQQLFAAGLASRTIVQLLPCVDRGESTPESFALLIAERDRITAQLAELQAVRGRLDQVIAITEHPTAEHCPALRDRPAEPVAA from the coding sequence GTGCGCATCGGAGACCTCGCGGCGGAGACCGGCGTCAGCGTCCGCTCGCTGCGGTACTACGAGGAGCAGGGGCTGCTCACCGCGTCGCGCACCGCGAGCGGGCAGCGGGTCTACGCGGACGCAGCCGTCGAGCGGGTCCAGCTCGTGCAGCAGCTGTTCGCCGCCGGGCTGGCGAGCCGCACGATCGTGCAGCTGCTGCCCTGCGTCGATCGTGGGGAGTCGACGCCGGAATCGTTCGCGCTGCTCATCGCCGAGCGAGACCGGATCACCGCGCAGCTGGCCGAACTCCAGGCGGTCCGGGGGCGGCTCGACCAGGTCATCGCGATCACCGAGCACCCGACCGCCGAGCACTGCCCGGCGCTGCGTGACCGACCTGCGGAGCCGGTCGCGGCCTGA